A window of the Virgibacillus pantothenticus genome harbors these coding sequences:
- the yqiS gene encoding phosphate butyryltransferase has product MDSLTELKFAAKKEHKKVVSVANAEDENILQVVKIALEEDLCQFLLVGDELKIMKLAKQIGLNLYNWREKVTIKHETDITNIAQSAIRAVKQEQADIVMKGKIPTKKVLKAVLHKEKGLRTGKVLSHVAVFEVPSQEKLVLLTDAAMNIAPDIQQKAIIVENAVKVAQNIGISLPKVAALAPVEVINPAMQSTIDAAALTQMQRRGQIENCLIDGPLAFDNAVSKDAAVQKGISSDVAGDADILLVPSIEVGNALYKSFVYYAQAKVAAIISGAKAPLVLTSRADPIESKLHSLSLAIMTATTK; this is encoded by the coding sequence ATGGACAGTTTGACAGAATTAAAATTTGCCGCTAAAAAGGAACATAAAAAAGTCGTCTCTGTAGCAAATGCCGAAGACGAGAATATTTTGCAGGTTGTAAAAATTGCCTTGGAAGAAGATTTATGTCAGTTTTTGTTAGTCGGCGATGAATTGAAAATTATGAAGTTAGCGAAACAAATTGGGCTTAATTTGTATAATTGGCGAGAAAAAGTAACCATTAAACATGAAACTGATATAACAAACATAGCGCAATCAGCCATTCGCGCTGTAAAGCAAGAGCAAGCAGATATTGTTATGAAAGGGAAAATACCGACTAAAAAGGTCTTGAAAGCAGTGCTACACAAAGAAAAGGGCTTGCGAACGGGGAAGGTTTTATCTCACGTGGCAGTATTTGAAGTGCCAAGTCAAGAAAAGTTAGTACTATTAACAGATGCAGCTATGAATATTGCTCCAGATATTCAACAAAAGGCAATCATTGTTGAAAACGCAGTGAAAGTAGCACAAAATATTGGTATCAGCCTACCTAAAGTAGCTGCTTTAGCACCAGTAGAAGTAATTAATCCTGCAATGCAATCCACAATTGATGCAGCAGCATTAACACAAATGCAACGCAGAGGACAAATCGAAAACTGTCTTATTGATGGTCCGCTCGCTTTTGACAATGCTGTTTCTAAAGATGCTGCAGTTCAAAAAGGGATTTCATCTGACGTTGCTGGAGATGCAGATATACTCCTTGTCCCTTCCATTGAGGTGGGTAACGCCTTGTACAAATCGTTTGTATATTATGCACAAGCGAAAGTAGCGGCAATTATTAGTGGAGCTAAAGCACCACTTGTATTAACGTCACGAGCTGATCCAATCGAAAGTAAATTACATTCGCTGTCCCTTGCAATTATGACAGCTACAACCAAATAG
- a CDS encoding Leu/Phe/Val dehydrogenase — protein sequence MELFRYMEQDDYEQVVFCQDKNSGLKAIIVIHDTTLGPALGGTRMWTYETEEAALEDALRLAKGMTYKNAAAGLNLGGGKTVIIGDPKTDKNPEMFRAFGRYIQGLNGRYITAEDVGTTVHDMDLIHMETDFVTGISPESGSSGNPSPVTGYGVYKGMKAAAKEAFGDDSLTGKTIAVQGVGNVAYALCEHLHKEGARLVVTDINQAAIQRAVDDFGAESVEPDAIYDVNCDIYAPCALGATINDETIPIIKAKVIAGSANNQLKESRHGDMIHKRGIIYAPDYVINSGGVINVADELQGYNYDRAMKKVETIYDSLQKVFAIAKRDHIPTYLAADRMAEERIKSEYRSRSQFLLNSHHILSRR from the coding sequence ATGGAACTATTTCGTTATATGGAACAAGATGATTATGAACAGGTCGTATTTTGTCAGGATAAGAACTCTGGTTTAAAAGCAATCATTGTCATTCATGATACAACTTTAGGTCCTGCTTTAGGTGGAACAAGAATGTGGACATATGAAACAGAAGAAGCAGCTCTTGAAGATGCGCTTCGGCTAGCTAAAGGAATGACGTATAAAAATGCTGCTGCCGGCTTAAATTTAGGCGGTGGAAAAACAGTTATTATTGGAGATCCGAAAACAGATAAGAATCCAGAAATGTTTCGTGCGTTTGGGCGTTACATTCAAGGACTAAACGGGCGCTATATCACAGCTGAGGATGTTGGAACAACAGTACATGATATGGATCTCATTCATATGGAGACAGATTTTGTAACTGGTATTTCCCCTGAATCAGGCTCTTCTGGAAATCCTTCTCCAGTAACCGGATACGGGGTTTATAAGGGGATGAAGGCAGCTGCTAAGGAAGCATTTGGCGATGATTCATTAACTGGGAAGACGATCGCTGTACAAGGTGTAGGTAACGTCGCATATGCCCTTTGTGAACATCTACATAAAGAAGGAGCACGCTTGGTCGTTACGGACATTAATCAGGCAGCAATACAGCGAGCGGTGGATGATTTCGGTGCCGAATCAGTTGAACCAGATGCGATTTATGATGTAAATTGCGATATTTATGCGCCATGTGCGTTAGGTGCAACGATTAATGACGAGACCATTCCAATAATAAAAGCAAAAGTTATAGCTGGTTCTGCTAACAATCAATTGAAAGAGTCTCGACATGGTGATATGATTCACAAGCGGGGGATTATTTATGCTCCTGATTATGTCATTAATTCTGGTGGGGTGATTAATGTTGCCGATGAACTACAAGGATATAATTATGACCGAGCAATGAAAAAGGTAGAAACCATTTATGACAGCTTACAAAAAGTGTTTGCCATTGCTAAACGTGATCATATTCCTACTTATTTAGCTGCTGATCGGATGGCAGAAGAGAGAATTAAGTCTGAATATCGTTCCAGGAGC
- a CDS encoding sigma 54-interacting transcriptional regulator: MKRVLIVGAGKGGSVLLNILNATQTMNVVAVIDTNLSAPGLEMAKKWDIPVSQSWKGWVDKDIDIIIEATGNEHVLEELLERRERKTVVIPGTVAYIISELFDEKQELLEKIELQMQNQNLILNNIRDGMIVVNYHGIITFVNKSAETIIDLAKSDLEGERIENIILNTRLPEVLKSRRREINQKLTLENGKQIIATRIPIICADNRLLGAFAVFKDITEVVHLAEENTDLKEIKTMLEAIIHSSDEAISVVDEQGLGLMINPAYTKITGLAETDVIGKPATTDISEGESVHMRVLQTRRAVRGVLMKVGPNKKEVYVNVAPVIVDGKLKGSVGVLHDISEVQSLTNELKRARQIIRNLEAKYTFADIIGTSPEMKIALEQAKVGARTPATVLLRGASGTGKELFAHAIHNESDRKHYKFIRVNCAAIAESILESELFGYEEGAFTGAKRGGKKGLFEEADNGSIFLDEIGELSLHMQAKLLRVLQENEIVRVGGTTPITINVRVITATHVNLEKAIMAKTFREDLYYRLNRLPIFIPPLRDRLSDLPLLAKHIITKINQDYGRDVQHISEEALAILKNYHWSGNIRELENVIGRAMIYMGIHEKVIQQSHLPNLTSAVPDHTFSFPAKANHQSLQHVIEQYEKNYIQQVYERNDYNKTKTAKELQISIRNLYYKMEKYQLAKPDLQ; encoded by the coding sequence ATGAAGCGCGTTCTTATTGTTGGTGCTGGTAAAGGTGGGAGTGTGTTATTAAATATTTTAAATGCTACGCAAACGATGAATGTGGTTGCTGTAATTGATACTAATCTATCTGCTCCAGGTCTCGAGATGGCGAAAAAATGGGACATCCCTGTGAGTCAATCGTGGAAAGGATGGGTTGACAAAGATATTGACATCATCATTGAAGCAACTGGTAATGAACATGTGCTGGAAGAGTTATTAGAGCGACGGGAACGAAAAACAGTCGTTATTCCTGGAACAGTTGCTTATATTATTTCTGAACTGTTTGATGAAAAACAGGAGCTTTTAGAAAAAATAGAACTGCAAATGCAAAATCAAAATTTAATTTTAAACAATATACGTGACGGTATGATTGTCGTGAACTACCATGGGATCATTACTTTTGTCAATAAAAGCGCGGAAACGATTATTGACCTAGCTAAAAGTGACTTAGAAGGGGAACGAATTGAAAACATCATTTTAAACACTCGACTGCCTGAGGTGTTAAAAAGCCGAAGACGAGAAATTAATCAGAAATTAACATTGGAAAATGGTAAGCAAATTATTGCAACACGAATTCCTATTATTTGTGCGGATAACCGTCTTTTAGGCGCTTTTGCTGTTTTTAAAGATATTACAGAAGTCGTCCATTTAGCAGAGGAAAATACAGACTTAAAAGAAATTAAAACGATGCTAGAGGCTATTATTCATTCGTCTGATGAGGCTATAAGTGTTGTAGATGAACAGGGGCTAGGTTTAATGATTAACCCTGCCTATACTAAAATAACTGGCTTAGCTGAAACGGATGTGATTGGCAAGCCAGCAACTACTGATATTTCTGAAGGTGAAAGTGTACATATGCGCGTTTTACAAACGAGAAGAGCTGTTAGGGGAGTATTGATGAAGGTCGGTCCGAATAAAAAGGAAGTCTATGTCAATGTGGCTCCGGTTATTGTAGACGGAAAACTGAAAGGTAGTGTTGGTGTACTGCATGATATTTCAGAAGTGCAATCATTAACGAATGAATTAAAACGCGCACGCCAAATCATTCGTAATTTAGAAGCCAAATATACATTTGCCGATATTATTGGTACTTCGCCGGAAATGAAAATTGCCTTAGAACAAGCGAAAGTAGGGGCAAGAACACCTGCTACTGTTTTGCTTCGAGGTGCTTCTGGAACAGGGAAAGAGTTGTTTGCTCATGCGATCCACAATGAAAGCGACCGTAAACATTATAAATTTATTCGTGTAAACTGTGCAGCTATCGCAGAATCAATTTTAGAAAGTGAACTATTTGGTTACGAAGAAGGAGCCTTTACCGGTGCAAAACGGGGAGGAAAGAAAGGTCTGTTTGAAGAAGCAGATAATGGCAGCATTTTTTTAGATGAAATTGGTGAGCTATCCTTGCATATGCAAGCCAAATTACTACGCGTGCTGCAAGAAAATGAAATTGTTCGCGTTGGAGGAACAACACCAATTACAATAAACGTGCGAGTAATTACAGCTACCCATGTAAACTTAGAAAAAGCGATCATGGCCAAAACATTTCGGGAAGATCTTTACTATCGGTTAAATCGCTTGCCTATATTTATTCCGCCTTTAAGAGACAGGCTCTCTGATCTTCCACTACTGGCTAAGCATATTATTACAAAGATTAATCAAGATTATGGTAGAGACGTGCAACATATATCCGAAGAGGCTTTAGCAATTTTAAAAAATTATCATTGGTCAGGCAATATCCGTGAACTGGAGAATGTAATTGGTCGAGCCATGATTTATATGGGAATACATGAAAAGGTGATTCAGCAATCGCATTTGCCAAATTTAACTAGTGCGGTTCCAGATCATACTTTTTCGTTCCCTGCTAAAGCAAATCACCAATCTTTACAACACGTTATAGAACAATATGAAAAAAATTATATTCAACAGGTTTATGAACGCAATGACTATAATAAAACGAAAACAGCTAAGGAATTGCAAATCTCGATTCGAAATCTTTATTATAAGATGGAAAAATACCAGCTTGCAAAACCTGACCTGCAATAG